A region of Curvibacter sp. AEP1-3 DNA encodes the following proteins:
- the phoR gene encoding phosphate regulon sensor histidine kinase PhoR — MFFRVLSFLLLQALGAVLGYLLAGKYSPVWGAVVGILVGSFLWLLIDAVRGAKLMRWLQSGESTELTLGYGFWNEVADRTRRQMRSRERRVAEGETKLQDFLAALQASPNGVVLLDANGRIEWFNQMAGQHFGFDARRDMLQHFGNLVRDPGFATYYSGQDFSHGLVMPGRESTGSKPVRLSVHLHPYGEGRNLLLSRDITALEQAEAMRRDFVANVSHEIRTPLTVLAGFVETLQTLPLDESERQSYLNLMSQQATRMQSLVNDLLTLSRLEGSPAPSGSDLVDMVQLLQQCKQEAHNLSSLVWGKPQDIQFLVSDAVAVTGSPSELHSAVFNLIGNAIRYTPADKSIRVHWHKTAEGEGELSVQDTGPGIAPEHIPRLTERFYRVDRSRSRDTGGTGLGLAIVKHVAQRHGAELLIESIPGRGSTFTLRFRAARVRPQ; from the coding sequence ATGTTTTTTCGAGTTCTGTCGTTCCTGCTTTTGCAGGCGCTGGGGGCTGTCCTCGGCTATCTGCTTGCCGGTAAGTATTCTCCCGTCTGGGGTGCTGTAGTCGGCATTCTTGTGGGCAGTTTTCTCTGGTTATTGATCGATGCGGTGCGTGGTGCGAAGCTCATGCGCTGGCTGCAGTCGGGCGAGTCCACGGAGTTGACCCTCGGGTATGGCTTCTGGAATGAGGTGGCAGACCGCACGCGCCGTCAGATGCGTTCCCGCGAGCGTCGCGTGGCCGAAGGTGAAACCAAGCTCCAGGATTTTTTGGCTGCGCTGCAAGCCTCTCCGAACGGTGTTGTTCTGCTGGATGCAAACGGTCGCATCGAATGGTTTAACCAGATGGCAGGGCAGCACTTCGGCTTTGATGCTCGTCGTGACATGCTTCAGCATTTCGGGAATCTGGTTCGCGACCCTGGTTTCGCTACCTATTATTCCGGTCAGGATTTCTCACACGGCCTGGTGATGCCGGGTCGCGAAAGCACAGGTTCGAAGCCTGTGCGTTTGTCTGTGCACCTACATCCCTACGGGGAGGGGCGCAACCTCTTGCTGTCCCGTGACATTACGGCCCTGGAGCAGGCGGAGGCCATGCGCAGGGATTTCGTGGCCAATGTGTCTCACGAAATCCGTACGCCCTTGACGGTGCTCGCTGGTTTTGTTGAAACCCTGCAGACGCTTCCCCTGGATGAGTCTGAGCGGCAGAGCTACCTGAATTTGATGTCCCAGCAAGCGACGCGCATGCAGAGTCTTGTCAACGACTTGTTGACGCTTTCCCGCTTGGAGGGGAGCCCTGCGCCTTCAGGCTCAGATCTCGTGGACATGGTGCAGCTGTTGCAGCAGTGCAAGCAGGAAGCCCACAACCTGTCGTCGTTGGTCTGGGGCAAGCCTCAGGATATCCAGTTTCTGGTGTCGGATGCCGTGGCGGTCACCGGTTCACCGTCTGAATTGCACAGTGCAGTATTCAATTTGATCGGCAATGCCATCCGTTACACACCGGCAGATAAGAGTATCCGGGTCCATTGGCATAAAACGGCTGAAGGCGAAGGCGAACTATCGGTCCAAGATACGGGGCCGGGAATCGCGCCTGAACATATACCTCGCTTGACCGAGCGGTTTTACCGGGTCGACAGAAGCCGCTCGAGGGATACGGGAGGCACGGGGCTGGGTCTTGCTATTGTCAAACACGTGGCACAGCGCCATGGTGCTGAATTGCTGATTGAAAGCATTCCCGGACGGGGCTCTACCTTCACCCTGCGGTTCAGGGCGGCACGCGTCCGCCCTCAATAG
- the rho gene encoding transcription termination factor Rho — MHLNELKALHVSEVLKQAEELEIENTGRMRKQELMFAIIKKRARAGEQIIADGVLEILPDGFGFLRSPDTSYTASTDDIYISPSQVRRFNLHTGDMIEGEVRTPKDGERYFALNKLDKVNGGPPEGNKHKVMFENLTPLFPKVQMRLEQDGLKTDENITGRVIDIIAPIGKGQRALLVAPPKSGKTVMMQHIAHAISANYPDSHMMVLLVDERPEEVTEMQRTVKGEVIASTFDEPAARHVHVAEMVIERAKRLVELKKDVVILLDSITRLARAYNNVVPSSGKVLTGGVDANALQRPKRFLGAARNVEEGGSLTIIATALVDTGSRMDEVIFEEFKGTGNSEVHLDRRLYEKRIFPSIQLNRSGTRREELLLQPEILQKTRILRQFLYNMDEIESMEMVLKQMRATKNNSEFFDMMRRGG, encoded by the coding sequence ATGCATTTAAACGAACTCAAAGCACTGCACGTGTCCGAAGTGCTCAAGCAAGCAGAAGAACTTGAGATTGAAAACACCGGCCGCATGCGCAAGCAGGAGCTGATGTTCGCAATCATCAAGAAACGGGCCCGTGCCGGCGAGCAGATCATTGCCGACGGCGTGCTGGAAATCCTGCCGGACGGCTTCGGCTTTCTACGTAGTCCCGATACCAGCTACACCGCCAGCACGGACGACATCTACATCAGCCCCAGCCAGGTGCGCCGCTTCAACCTGCACACCGGGGACATGATTGAAGGTGAAGTCCGCACACCGAAAGACGGTGAGCGTTACTTTGCGCTGAACAAGTTGGACAAGGTAAACGGCGGACCGCCTGAAGGCAACAAGCACAAGGTCATGTTTGAAAACTTGACCCCCTTGTTCCCCAAGGTGCAAATGCGCTTGGAGCAAGATGGCCTCAAGACCGACGAAAACATCACCGGCCGGGTCATTGACATCATTGCCCCTATCGGCAAAGGCCAGCGCGCCCTGCTGGTCGCCCCGCCCAAGAGTGGCAAGACCGTGATGATGCAGCACATCGCCCATGCGATTTCTGCCAACTACCCCGACAGCCACATGATGGTGCTGCTGGTCGATGAGCGCCCCGAAGAAGTGACCGAAATGCAGCGCACCGTCAAAGGCGAGGTAATTGCCTCCACCTTCGACGAACCCGCTGCGCGTCACGTTCACGTAGCCGAAATGGTGATCGAGCGTGCCAAGCGTTTGGTAGAGCTCAAAAAAGACGTGGTGATCCTGCTGGACTCCATCACCCGTCTGGCCCGGGCCTACAACAACGTGGTTCCATCTTCCGGAAAAGTGTTGACCGGTGGTGTGGATGCGAATGCGTTGCAGCGCCCCAAACGATTCCTGGGTGCGGCCCGTAACGTCGAAGAAGGCGGCTCACTCACCATCATTGCGACCGCACTGGTGGATACCGGCAGCCGTATGGACGAAGTGATTTTTGAAGAGTTCAAGGGCACCGGCAACAGCGAAGTGCATTTGGACCGTCGCCTGTACGAAAAGCGGATATTCCCTTCTATCCAGCTGAACCGCAGTGGTACCCGCCGCGAAGAATTGCTGTTGCAGCCGGAAATTCTGCAAAAGACCCGCATCCTGCGACAGTTCCTCTACAACATGGACGAAATCGAATCCATGGAAATGGTGCTCAAGCAAATGCGTGCCACCAAGAACAACAGCGAGTTCTTCGACATGATGCGTCGGGGCGGCTGA
- the phoU gene encoding phosphate signaling complex protein PhoU produces MPDKHLSTQFDSELTSVSSQVMELGGLVESQIRQAIYALSQFSVEVADEVTAREARVNAMELEIDRDLSSIIARRQPTARDLRLLIAISKTTANLERVGDEAEKIARMVRSIIHSGAPRSLPSLELRVAADLASGLLNKALDAFARLDVNAAVSILKEDDLIDAEFDGFVRKLVTYMMEDPRMISPSLDLLFLAKAIERIGDHSKNIAEFIIYVVKGEDVRHSTMEKIESVVK; encoded by the coding sequence ATGCCAGATAAACACCTATCAACCCAGTTCGACAGCGAACTGACCTCGGTTTCGTCGCAAGTGATGGAGCTGGGTGGATTGGTTGAATCCCAGATCCGCCAGGCAATCTACGCACTGTCGCAGTTCAGCGTGGAAGTGGCTGACGAAGTCACAGCCCGCGAAGCCCGCGTGAACGCCATGGAACTGGAAATCGATCGTGATCTCTCCAGCATCATCGCCCGCCGCCAACCGACTGCCCGCGATCTGCGTTTGTTGATTGCCATCTCCAAGACCACCGCCAACCTTGAGCGTGTGGGGGATGAAGCGGAGAAGATCGCCCGCATGGTGCGTTCCATCATTCACAGTGGCGCACCCCGTTCATTGCCTTCCTTGGAGCTGCGCGTCGCCGCCGACCTGGCCTCCGGTTTGTTGAACAAGGCGCTGGATGCGTTTGCCCGCTTGGATGTGAACGCTGCAGTGTCTATTCTCAAAGAAGACGACTTGATCGATGCCGAGTTTGATGGCTTCGTGCGCAAGCTGGTGACCTACATGATGGAAGACCCACGCATGATTTCCCCCAGCTTGGATTTGTTGTTCCTGGCCAAGGCGATCGAGCGTATCGGCGATCACTCCAAGAACATCGCCGAGTTCATCATCTACGTGGTCAAGGGTGAAGATGTGCGTCACTCGACCATGGAAAAAATCGAGTCTGTCGTCAAATGA
- a CDS encoding PD-(D/E)XK nuclease family protein — translation MTETKPPHDAPQTIAGIAKSDAARGLRAFAYAPSHPAMALWSAPGSGLMVRLQRWIADSGAHPGRTLVLLPYAQLLPLARRVWSDLHPQGFSPRFETTSNWLASISARSLQATDISHDMALDTLTAQHLLAQAGMGAQSSLAGLLAETAQQLAPWAAAAGPQGRGEWASQARAAVSVGMESQALAWEAKVARVAVEWAAVSSYSTDALFDAEVLEAWDSVALVQGLASDPVSGALKAHWGSKAELFRLDDVEPHTGNALNLALEHLHFHTCADAEDEAQRAVACAISHVAADRYPLALVSSDRALTRRVRAMLESAGIAMRDENGWKLSTSRAGAALMALLRAAVWNASTDAVLNAFKQAPAFAADLQALEQALRKEQVRDWRHVSGCKPVKDSETLRAMCARIDHVRIELSGSRPLPAWLARMQAVLQNCGWWESLQADEAGAMALGALRLTPPEPQAWADYMDAALWAGTRMDLSAFSSWVNQVLEAHSFQPAYPDEEQVVILPMSQMLARPFAAVVLAGCDEVRLNPSPEPAGIWTPAQRAALGMPSRAELESRLRASWRQALQAPAVEVLWRSSDDTGEHIAASPLVQWLRLQPGVAEVQASDPRTSRQVMPATVLPPQPPGDRIPVRQLSASAYEDLRTCPYRFFALRQLGLKPVDELESDVDKRDFGLWLHAVLQEFHSALQTEPLSGLEPRSALLEACATSVTASMGLPDGEFLPFAAAWPNVRDGYLQWLEKHEAQGWTYASGETSHTQPVGSVTLMGRIDRTDTGTDGATMVLDYKTEPSAKTKERVKNPLEDTQIAFYAALLPHDTLQAAYINVGERDGTVPVEQKDIVLARDALVEGIASDMARLAAGEPLPALGDGVACDYCQARGLCRKDFWSAP, via the coding sequence GTGACAGAAACCAAGCCCCCCCACGACGCCCCGCAAACTATCGCTGGCATAGCCAAAAGCGATGCAGCCCGGGGGCTGCGGGCCTTTGCTTATGCGCCAAGTCATCCTGCGATGGCCTTGTGGTCAGCACCCGGCAGTGGGTTGATGGTTCGGCTTCAGCGCTGGATCGCTGATTCCGGCGCCCACCCCGGCCGCACGCTGGTGTTGCTGCCCTATGCCCAACTTCTGCCCTTGGCACGCCGAGTGTGGTCAGACCTTCATCCGCAGGGTTTTTCTCCCCGGTTCGAAACCACCTCGAATTGGCTGGCATCCATCTCTGCGCGCAGCCTTCAAGCCACCGACATTAGCCATGACATGGCGCTGGATACGCTCACCGCTCAACATCTGTTGGCTCAGGCAGGCATGGGGGCGCAATCTTCACTTGCTGGCCTGTTAGCGGAAACAGCGCAACAACTCGCCCCGTGGGCCGCAGCTGCAGGTCCGCAGGGGCGCGGGGAATGGGCCTCGCAGGCCCGCGCTGCCGTGTCGGTGGGCATGGAAAGCCAAGCGCTTGCTTGGGAGGCCAAGGTCGCCCGGGTCGCTGTGGAATGGGCGGCGGTGTCTTCCTATTCCACCGACGCGTTGTTTGATGCAGAGGTATTGGAAGCTTGGGATTCTGTAGCCTTGGTGCAAGGGCTGGCCTCCGACCCGGTTTCCGGCGCGCTCAAGGCGCATTGGGGTAGCAAGGCGGAGTTATTTCGGTTGGATGACGTCGAACCCCATACAGGCAACGCGTTGAACTTGGCGTTAGAGCATTTGCATTTTCATACTTGCGCGGATGCTGAAGACGAAGCCCAGCGGGCAGTGGCATGTGCCATCTCGCATGTGGCGGCAGACCGTTATCCACTTGCCCTGGTGTCGTCCGACCGCGCACTGACGCGCCGTGTGCGTGCCATGCTGGAGTCTGCAGGTATTGCCATGCGGGATGAGAACGGCTGGAAGCTCTCCACCAGCCGCGCCGGAGCCGCACTGATGGCCTTGCTGCGAGCGGCCGTTTGGAATGCCAGCACGGATGCCGTGTTGAATGCGTTCAAGCAGGCTCCAGCCTTTGCTGCGGACCTACAGGCTCTGGAGCAGGCCCTGCGCAAAGAGCAAGTGCGCGACTGGCGCCATGTGTCCGGCTGCAAACCCGTCAAGGACTCAGAGACATTGCGCGCCATGTGTGCCCGTATCGATCACGTGCGCATTGAGTTGAGTGGCAGCCGCCCCTTGCCCGCATGGTTGGCACGCATGCAGGCCGTGTTGCAGAACTGTGGCTGGTGGGAGTCCTTGCAGGCCGATGAGGCCGGAGCCATGGCCTTGGGTGCGCTGCGCTTGACCCCACCAGAGCCGCAAGCTTGGGCAGACTATATGGACGCTGCCTTGTGGGCGGGTACCCGCATGGACCTGAGCGCTTTTTCGTCTTGGGTGAATCAAGTGCTGGAGGCGCACAGCTTTCAACCCGCTTATCCGGATGAGGAACAAGTCGTCATTCTACCCATGAGCCAGATGCTGGCCCGCCCCTTTGCCGCCGTGGTGTTGGCCGGCTGCGACGAGGTGCGTTTGAATCCGTCCCCAGAGCCGGCAGGCATTTGGACTCCCGCGCAGCGTGCGGCACTGGGCATGCCCTCACGCGCTGAATTGGAGTCCCGTCTGCGCGCATCCTGGCGCCAGGCCTTGCAGGCGCCAGCGGTCGAGGTACTGTGGCGCAGCAGTGACGACACCGGTGAACACATCGCGGCCAGCCCGCTGGTGCAGTGGTTGCGCCTGCAACCCGGTGTGGCAGAGGTGCAGGCGAGTGATCCACGAACATCCAGGCAGGTCATGCCCGCGACTGTGCTCCCGCCTCAGCCGCCCGGTGACCGCATTCCGGTGCGTCAACTATCAGCCAGTGCCTACGAGGATTTGCGCACTTGCCCCTACCGCTTTTTTGCGCTACGGCAACTCGGTCTCAAGCCGGTGGACGAGTTGGAGTCCGATGTGGACAAGCGGGACTTCGGGCTCTGGCTGCATGCGGTGCTGCAGGAGTTTCACAGCGCTTTGCAGACAGAGCCTTTGAGCGGGCTTGAGCCGCGCAGCGCCTTGTTGGAAGCTTGCGCAACTTCCGTTACCGCATCCATGGGATTGCCCGATGGCGAGTTTTTGCCCTTCGCCGCAGCGTGGCCCAACGTCCGCGACGGCTACTTGCAGTGGCTGGAAAAGCACGAGGCCCAGGGCTGGACCTATGCCAGTGGCGAAACCTCGCATACCCAGCCGGTTGGCAGCGTCACGCTCATGGGGCGCATTGACCGTACGGATACGGGCACCGATGGAGCGACCATGGTGCTGGACTACAAGACCGAGCCTTCGGCCAAAACCAAAGAGCGGGTCAAGAACCCGCTGGAGGACACGCAGATCGCCTTTTACGCGGCGCTGCTGCCCCACGACACCTTGCAGGCCGCCTATATCAACGTGGGCGAGCGGGACGGGACTGTGCCCGTAGAGCAAAAAGACATTGTGCTGGCCCGTGACGCCTTGGTGGAGGGTATTGCCTCTGACATGGCCCGCCTGGCGGCCGGAGAGCCCTTGCCCGCGCTGGGGGATGGCGTGGCCTGTGACTACTGCCAGGCGCGTGGCTTGTGCCGCAAAGATTTCTGGAGCGCGCCATGA
- the trxA gene encoding thioredoxin TrxA: protein MASELIKHVTDATFEADVLQSAQPILVDYWAEWCGPCKMIAPILDEVSATYEGKLQIAKMNVDENRDIPAKFGIRGIPTLMLFKDGQLAATKVGALSKAQLTAFIDQQLA, encoded by the coding sequence ATGGCCAGCGAACTCATCAAACACGTCACCGACGCCACATTTGAAGCCGATGTATTGCAGTCTGCGCAACCCATCCTGGTGGACTACTGGGCTGAGTGGTGCGGCCCCTGCAAAATGATCGCGCCCATTCTGGACGAAGTGTCTGCTACCTACGAGGGCAAGTTGCAGATCGCCAAGATGAATGTGGACGAAAACCGCGACATTCCAGCCAAGTTCGGTATCCGTGGTATCCCAACATTGATGTTGTTCAAGGACGGTCAATTGGCTGCTACCAAGGTAGGCGCACTGAGCAAAGCGCAACTCACTGCCTTCATCGACCAGCAACTGGCCTGA
- a CDS encoding type B 50S ribosomal protein L31, which yields MKEGIHPNYREVCFQDMSNGFKFVTRSCANTKEMIKMEDGRELPLFKLDTTSESHPFYTGTQKSVDNMGGRVEKFRNRFGKTAAK from the coding sequence ATGAAAGAAGGCATTCACCCCAACTACCGCGAAGTTTGCTTCCAGGACATGTCCAACGGTTTCAAGTTCGTGACACGTTCTTGCGCAAACACCAAGGAAATGATCAAGATGGAAGACGGCCGCGAGCTGCCACTCTTCAAGTTGGATACCACCAGCGAATCCCACCCTTTCTACACCGGCACGCAAAAGTCGGTGGACAACATGGGCGGACGCGTGGAAAAATTCCGCAACCGTTTCGGCAAGACCGCAGCGAAGTAA
- the pstB gene encoding phosphate ABC transporter ATP-binding protein PstB: protein MLNTPSAPTKSKISVKDLNFYYGKFHALKGINMEIPEKRVTAFIGPSGCGKSTLLRIFNRMFELYPEQRAEGQILLDGQNLLTSKEDVALLRAKVGMVFQKPTPFPMSIYDNIAFGVKLFENLSSTDMEERVEWALRKSALWTEVKDKLHQSGSSLSGGQQQRLCIARGIAIKPEVLLLDEPCSALDPISTAKVEELIVELKNDYTVVIVTHNMQQAARCSDYTAYMYLGDLVEFGPTEQMFFKPTRKETEDYITGRFG, encoded by the coding sequence ATGTTGAACACACCTAGCGCCCCTACCAAGTCCAAGATTTCTGTCAAGGACCTGAACTTCTACTACGGCAAGTTCCACGCCCTCAAGGGCATCAACATGGAGATCCCGGAGAAGCGCGTGACCGCCTTCATCGGCCCCTCCGGTTGCGGCAAGTCCACTTTGTTGCGCATTTTCAACCGCATGTTTGAGCTCTACCCCGAGCAGCGCGCGGAAGGCCAGATCCTGTTGGACGGCCAGAACCTGCTAACCAGCAAGGAAGACGTGGCCTTGCTGCGTGCCAAGGTGGGTATGGTGTTCCAGAAGCCCACACCGTTCCCGATGTCCATTTACGACAACATCGCCTTCGGCGTGAAGTTGTTCGAAAACCTCAGCTCCACCGACATGGAAGAGCGCGTGGAATGGGCCTTGCGCAAGTCCGCGCTGTGGACTGAAGTGAAAGACAAGTTGCACCAAAGCGGCTCCAGCCTCTCGGGCGGTCAGCAGCAACGTTTGTGCATTGCCCGCGGCATTGCGATCAAGCCAGAAGTCTTGTTGCTCGACGAACCTTGCTCTGCGTTGGATCCTATCTCTACTGCCAAGGTGGAAGAGCTGATTGTGGAATTGAAGAACGATTACACCGTGGTGATCGTGACCCACAACATGCAGCAAGCGGCCCGTTGCAGCGACTACACCGCTTACATGTACTTGGGCGATCTGGTCGAGTTCGGTCCTACAGAACAAATGTTCTTCAAGCCGACCCGCAAAGAAACAGAAGACTACATTACAGGCCGCTTCGGCTAA
- the phoB gene encoding phosphate regulon transcriptional regulator PhoB, whose amino-acid sequence MKTMPAVLVVEDESAIAELIAVNLRHNGFRPRWAMDSDSAQREIDAGVPDLILLDWMLPGESGLTLAKRWRSDPRTKEVPIIMLTARGDEADRVAGLDAGADDYIAKPFSTKELLARVRAVLRRRTPESTGEALTIAGLTLDPATHRVSFEETALKLGPTEFKLLHYLMGHAERVHSRAQLLDNVWGDHVYIEERTVDVHVKRLREALAHAGSMVETVRGAGYRLTAKPAIPVQTVVQTAARASA is encoded by the coding sequence ATGAAAACCATGCCCGCCGTTCTGGTGGTCGAAGATGAATCGGCCATTGCTGAGTTGATAGCAGTGAATCTTAGGCATAACGGGTTCCGGCCTCGTTGGGCTATGGACAGTGACTCTGCGCAGCGCGAGATCGATGCGGGCGTGCCTGATTTGATCCTTCTGGACTGGATGTTGCCCGGCGAAAGCGGCTTGACCTTGGCCAAGCGCTGGCGCTCTGATCCAAGGACCAAAGAGGTCCCCATCATCATGCTCACAGCCCGTGGGGATGAGGCGGATCGGGTTGCCGGCTTGGACGCAGGGGCGGATGATTACATTGCGAAACCGTTTTCCACGAAGGAGTTGCTGGCCCGTGTACGCGCAGTCTTGCGCCGCCGTACGCCGGAAAGCACCGGCGAAGCGCTGACTATCGCCGGCTTGACCCTGGACCCCGCCACGCATCGCGTGTCCTTCGAAGAAACCGCCCTCAAGCTGGGGCCCACAGAGTTCAAGCTGTTGCATTACCTTATGGGACATGCTGAGCGGGTGCATAGCCGGGCGCAACTGCTTGACAACGTCTGGGGCGATCATGTCTACATCGAAGAGCGAACTGTGGATGTGCACGTCAAACGTTTACGTGAAGCTTTGGCGCACGCCGGTTCCATGGTGGAGACGGTGCGCGGTGCAGGCTATCGCTTGACGGCAAAGCCAGCCATTCCGGTTCAAACTGTTGTGCAGACTGCTGCCCGGGCAAGCGCCTGA